In Camelina sativa cultivar DH55 chromosome 17, Cs, whole genome shotgun sequence, the genomic stretch atatatatagaaggaaaaatatatttatttatgtactTGTTGGTGTGAcacgttttctttttctttttctcaatcaaaatatgtgttttttgtttgtttttttatataccaaaggttctatatatatataagttatatatcaTATGCCACTTAACTCTATTGAAGTCAAGAACATATCAAAAACCCATGCAAGAAGCACAGAGAAAGACCAAACACTTTTGTCTCCTTTgtatcttctttcttcaaaaccTATACATATGATCTTTGCCTCTTTTCCTACAATGGGTTTTGCATAACTTTTACAGATTAAAATCTCCCCTTTCACATATTCCcaacacaagaacaaaaccccAGATCCAATTGTCACCTAATCTTTTCACTTTTCAAACTCTAAACGCTAAAATGGATACAAATGTGTTCATCAATAACCCATCTTTGACCTTACCATTCTCTTACACCTTCACCAGTAGCAGCAACAGTAGCACAACCACGAGCACCACCACAGACTCGAGCTCCGGTCAATGGATGGACGGTCGGATTTGGAGCAAGCTACCACCTCCTCTTCTTGACCGCATCATCGCTTTTCTTCCACCTCCGGCGTTTTTCCGGACACGTTGCGTCTGCAAGAGATTCTACAGTCTACTCTTCTCCAACGCTTTCCTCGAGATATATCTACAACTGCTTCGTCTCCGACACAactgtttcctcttcttcaaacacaaaaccctaaagagCTACGTTTACAAGAGAGGAGGAGGCGGAAGAAACGATGATGATTCCAATAAAGCTGAAGGCTTTTTGTTTGATCCTAATGAAATCAGATGGTACCGTCTCTCTTTTGCTTATATCCCTTCAGGGTTTTATCCTTCAGGATCATCAGGAGGGTTAGTGAGTTGGGTCTCTGAAGGAGCTGGTCTTAAAACTATTCTCTTATGCAACCCTCTTGTTGGATCCGTGAGTCAGTTGCCACCAATTTCAAGGCCAAGGCTTTTCCCTTCTATAGGTCTCTCAGTAACTCCGACTTCTATTGATGTTACTGTCGCCGGAGATGATCTCATATCTCCTTACGCCGTGAAAAACCTCTCCTCGGAGAGTTTCCATGTTGACGCCGGCGGATTCTTCTCCCTCTGGGCGATGACTTCTTCTTTACCACGGCTTTGTAGCTTGGAATCTGGTAAGATGGTTTACGTGCAAGGCAAGTTTTACTGTATGAACTATAGCCCTTTCAGTGTTTTGTGCTATGAGGTTACTGGAAACCGGTGGATCAAGATTCAAGCTCCGATGAGGAGGTTTCTCCGATCGCCAAGCTTGTTAGAGAGCCAAGGGAAGCTTATTCTCGTAGCAGCCGTCGAGAAGAGCAAGCTTAACGTTCCCAAAAGCCTTAGGCTTTGGAGTTTGCAGCAAGACAACGCCACGTGGGTCGAGATCGAACGGATGCCTCAGCCGCTCTACACACAGTTTGCAGCCGAAGAAGGTGGAAAAGGATTCGAGTGTGTTGGAAATCAAGAGTTTGTAATGATTGTGTTAAAAGGAACCTCGTTGCAGCTTCTGTTTGATATGGTGAGAAAAAGCTGGTTGTGGGTCCCTCCGTGTCCTTACTCCGGCGGTGGTAGCAGTGGTTCAGGCGGTTCAGACGGAGAGGTGTTGCAGGGTTTAGCTTATGACCCGGTACTTACTACACCGGTGGTTAGTCTTCTTGATCAGTTAACACTTCGGTATCCAGGAGTCTGTTAGGACTTTCTAGTTTTTAGTTATAAGAGACTACGTGTCATTTCCACTTCTGGCGTTAAGACTGCTTGTTGTTTACTCAAAACTCTGTTGCTTTTATCTTATTGCTGTCTGTTTGTAGTAAGTTTATATTTCTAATGTCAAATGTTTGATCTTTGACAACACCATATACAGACAGATATCTAATTGCGTACAAACCAATCCTAAATCCATCAAACTCAAAAACATGTCTTGGAGGAATGGTTTCACTTGAGCTTTACCTGGAGAATGAGATGAACTTTGCGGTTCATTATTCTCCTGAGCTCTTCATTGGCTTCTATTCCTATCCTCCTGCAAGATTTAACATCATCACAAAAATTTCATCCTCAAGTCATCGATTAACCAAAAGAATGAATTATAAACCAAATCCTGTGATCTTTGTATGCTCTTACCCGATTTTGGCACCACCTTTGCCTACAAGAATCTTGCGTTGGCTAAGTTTAGGAGTGATGAGATGCTGTTCAATTCTGAGAGACCCATCACGCAGCTCTTTCCAATCCACTAGACGATGCTCCACGCCATATGGGATTTCCTACAATTTGTTTCAATCAATTC encodes the following:
- the LOC104757490 gene encoding protein UNUSUAL FLORAL ORGANS, whose protein sequence is MDTNVFINNPSLTLPFSYTFTSSSNSSTTTSTTTDSSSGQWMDGRIWSKLPPPLLDRIIAFLPPPAFFRTRCVCKRFYSLLFSNAFLEIYLQLLRLRHNCFLFFKHKTLKSYVYKRGGGGRNDDDSNKAEGFLFDPNEIRWYRLSFAYIPSGFYPSGSSGGLVSWVSEGAGLKTILLCNPLVGSVSQLPPISRPRLFPSIGLSVTPTSIDVTVAGDDLISPYAVKNLSSESFHVDAGGFFSLWAMTSSLPRLCSLESGKMVYVQGKFYCMNYSPFSVLCYEVTGNRWIKIQAPMRRFLRSPSLLESQGKLILVAAVEKSKLNVPKSLRLWSLQQDNATWVEIERMPQPLYTQFAAEEGGKGFECVGNQEFVMIVLKGTSLQLLFDMVRKSWLWVPPCPYSGGGSSGSGGSDGEVLQGLAYDPVLTTPVVSLLDQLTLRYPGVC